A genomic region of Candidatus Zixiibacteriota bacterium contains the following coding sequences:
- a CDS encoding bifunctional nuclease family protein, with protein MTNEMLPAKIHGLAVDPESKSPVVILSTEDSTRVLPIWIGHFEAWAIAMELQQLKSKRPLTHDLMSIIITELEARVLRIEVTELREQTFYARICLETKDGIHNIDARPSDSIALALKTKAPIFVNASLFNIKKEEGMPERLNDPQSLKERLRNISPEDFGKYSL; from the coding sequence ATGACCAACGAAATGTTGCCGGCGAAGATTCACGGCCTGGCGGTTGATCCCGAATCGAAGTCGCCCGTGGTCATTCTCTCCACCGAAGACTCGACGCGCGTGCTGCCGATCTGGATCGGGCACTTCGAAGCCTGGGCGATCGCCATGGAGCTGCAGCAGCTTAAATCCAAGCGCCCGCTAACGCACGACCTGATGTCGATCATCATCACCGAGCTGGAGGCGCGCGTGCTGCGGATCGAGGTCACCGAACTGCGTGAACAGACGTTCTACGCCCGCATCTGCCTTGAGACCAAGGACGGCATCCACAATATCGATGCCCGTCCCTCCGACTCGATCGCCCTGGCCCTCAAAACCAAGGCGCCGATCTTCGTCAATGCCTCTCTCTTCAACATTAAGAAAGAGGAAGGCATGCCGGAGCGATTGAACGATCCGCAGTCGCTCAAAGAGCGCCTGCGCAATATTAGCCCGGAAGATTTCGGCAAGTATTCGCTGTAA
- a CDS encoding 50S ribosomal protein L9 gives MKVILREDIDTLGKCGDVVEVKDGYGRNYLLPRNLAIAANRGNLRAINELKQQQDLRLAKVRRAAESIKSRIEKASCTAEVLVGEEEKVFGSVTTQNIADLLATQGIEVDRKKIMLDEPLKQLGVYTVPIKIAADVVANLKVWVVKKTE, from the coding sequence ATGAAAGTGATTCTCAGAGAAGACATCGACACCCTCGGCAAGTGCGGTGATGTTGTCGAGGTCAAGGACGGCTACGGCCGCAACTACCTGCTGCCGCGCAATCTGGCCATCGCCGCCAACCGCGGCAACCTGCGCGCTATTAACGAACTCAAACAGCAGCAGGACCTCCGTCTGGCCAAGGTTCGTCGCGCCGCCGAAAGCATCAAGTCGCGCATCGAGAAGGCCTCCTGCACCGCCGAGGTTCTCGTCGGTGAAGAAGAAAAGGTCTTCGGTTCCGTCACCACGCAGAACATCGCCGACCTGCTCGCTACCCAGGGCATCGAAGTTGATCGCAAGAAGATCATGCTCGACGAGCCGCTCAAGCAGTTGGGCGTCTATACGGTGCCGATCAAGATCGCGGCCGATGTCGTCGCCAACCTGAAGGTCTGGGTCGTCAAGAAGACGGAATAA
- a CDS encoding DUF2232 domain-containing protein, producing the protein MNDRSGRALTFAAAGVIALIFPVAVLVPLLNLLLITGFAAVHYLWLARRWTWLIQALLAAVALTWAWGGPPYALGLIIVVLIPGLLMTTLRYHRRGLALALLGAGSLPLLLMLAFHGPFTTLIASFGDQLKAVMQSPLAAQIYSPTDYQKAILYTTLLADNAVYYLPATLLASLLFVLAAGALLGEYLVQRQGIFVYKVPPFSLWKLDEWMVVPVGLAIILILTKEHLLAVIGWNALLLLFLVFSIFGLAFVEYQMRVRGFPTAVKVVLYLFLFLLQFIAAILLPLIALFDAKFDFRKIRAKQLG; encoded by the coding sequence ATGAATGATCGCAGCGGGCGGGCTCTCACCTTCGCCGCCGCCGGAGTGATCGCACTGATCTTCCCCGTCGCGGTGCTCGTGCCCTTGCTCAACCTGCTGCTCATCACCGGCTTCGCCGCCGTCCACTACCTCTGGCTCGCGCGCCGCTGGACCTGGTTGATCCAGGCACTCCTTGCGGCCGTCGCGCTGACCTGGGCATGGGGCGGCCCGCCCTACGCGCTCGGTCTGATCATCGTGGTGTTGATACCGGGATTGCTGATGACGACTCTTCGCTACCACCGCCGCGGCCTCGCCCTCGCCCTGCTGGGGGCCGGTTCCCTGCCGCTGCTGTTGATGCTGGCCTTTCACGGCCCGTTCACGACGCTGATCGCCTCCTTCGGCGACCAGCTCAAGGCCGTGATGCAGTCGCCGCTGGCGGCGCAGATCTACTCGCCGACCGACTATCAGAAAGCAATCCTGTATACCACCTTGCTGGCCGACAACGCCGTCTACTACCTGCCAGCGACCCTGTTGGCCTCGCTGCTCTTTGTCCTGGCAGCCGGCGCCCTCCTCGGCGAATATCTCGTCCAGCGCCAGGGCATTTTCGTCTACAAAGTGCCGCCGTTCTCGCTTTGGAAACTCGATGAATGGATGGTTGTGCCGGTCGGTCTGGCCATCATCCTGATTCTGACCAAAGAACACCTGCTGGCCGTCATCGGCTGGAACGCCTTGTTATTGCTGTTCCTGGTCTTTTCGATCTTCGGCCTCGCTTTCGTCGAGTACCAAATGCGCGTGCGCGGCTTTCCGACCGCCGTCAAAGTCGTGCTCTACCTTTTCCTGTTCCTGCTGCAATTCATCGCGGCCATTCTGTTGCCGTTGATCGCGCTCTTTGACGCCAAATTCGATTTTCGCAAAATTCGGGCAAAACAGCTCGGATGA
- a CDS encoding 30S ribosomal protein S18 — protein MADFDKRRRKPCRLCENKVKVIDYKDERLLRRFILERGKIVPRRVSGNCARHQRLITTAVKRARILALVPFAAETYR, from the coding sequence ATGGCCGATTTTGACAAACGCCGCCGCAAACCTTGCCGCCTCTGCGAAAACAAGGTCAAGGTCATCGATTACAAGGACGAACGGCTGCTGCGCCGGTTTATTCTCGAGCGCGGCAAAATCGTTCCGCGCCGCGTGTCGGGCAACTGTGCCCGCCACCAGCGCCTGATTACCACCGCCGTCAAGCGCGCTCGCATTCTGGCGCTGGTACCGTTCGCCGCCGAGACCTATCGTTAG
- the rpsF gene encoding 30S ribosomal protein S6: MRLYETTFITDAQLPESDIEAEIRKVEDTIRANGGEIVETQRWGVRRLAYDIQKKRQGYYAHFLYKGTTGLPAIVDAGFRVNERIMRHLTVASEVDLEARARELAEDGYRAPVAEVAAPPAQEKPAAAPDREETE; the protein is encoded by the coding sequence TTGCGACTCTACGAGACCACCTTTATTACTGACGCCCAGCTGCCGGAATCCGACATCGAAGCCGAGATCCGCAAGGTCGAGGACACGATTCGCGCCAACGGCGGCGAAATCGTCGAAACCCAGCGCTGGGGTGTCCGCCGCCTGGCCTATGATATCCAGAAGAAGCGCCAGGGGTACTACGCCCATTTCCTCTACAAGGGTACGACGGGGCTGCCGGCCATCGTCGACGCCGGCTTTCGTGTCAATGAACGCATCATGCGCCATCTGACCGTCGCGTCGGAAGTCGACCTCGAAGCCCGCGCCCGCGAATTGGCTGAAGACGGCTATCGCGCGCCGGTCGCCGAGGTCGCCGCGCCCCCAGCCCAGGAAAAACCCGCTGCCGCACCCGACCGAGAGGAGACCGAGTAA
- a CDS encoding aminoacyl-tRNA hydrolase, translating into MIRLVVGLGNPGKGYALTRHNLGFLVVDRLVQKRRGKYTEEKADYVIATMRIASMHIRVAKPLTYMNLSGRAVKAIMNSYEIMPSELLVVSDDFAIPFETMRLRLAGSDGGHNGLASIIESIGTEDFPRLRLGIGPIPEGRPAEEFVLESFSKEELDRLDNFTKLGSDCLEAVFYEGLTLAMNKFNR; encoded by the coding sequence GTGATCAGATTAGTTGTAGGACTCGGCAACCCCGGCAAGGGCTATGCCCTAACCCGGCATAACCTCGGCTTCCTCGTCGTCGATCGCCTCGTGCAAAAGCGCCGCGGCAAATACACTGAAGAGAAAGCCGACTATGTCATCGCGACGATGCGGATCGCCTCGATGCACATCCGCGTCGCCAAACCGCTGACCTACATGAACCTTTCCGGTCGCGCCGTGAAGGCCATCATGAACAGCTACGAGATCATGCCCTCGGAGTTGCTCGTTGTCTCCGACGACTTCGCCATTCCCTTCGAAACGATGCGCCTGCGCCTCGCCGGCTCCGACGGCGGCCATAACGGTCTCGCTTCGATTATCGAGTCGATCGGCACCGAGGACTTCCCTCGCCTGCGCCTCGGCATCGGCCCGATCCCCGAAGGTCGTCCGGCCGAAGAGTTCGTCCTCGAATCTTTCAGCAAAGAAGAGCTTGACCGGCTCGACAATTTCACTAAATTGGGCAGCGATTGTCTGGAGGCTGTCTTCTATGAGGGACTGACTCTGGCCATGAACAAATTTAACCGTTAG
- a CDS encoding outer membrane beta-barrel protein, producing MRTYRLPLAALALTLILAPSLCAGVGARLGFLVPQGDIKDLAKTGWRAEVTADLNMFRLPFLSTVVSVGAMDFAEKKSDYTADTQTYTQESHIALTGGGVGLRLQPPAAAISPFAEAMLRLASIEQEYKDGAGNSRLDSRTKFGYQFNAGLQFPLAPRVGLEVGGSYMSFFNNKYLHHGVEREIDLKAFGAFVGLDVGIGL from the coding sequence ATGCGAACGTATCGCCTCCCCCTCGCTGCCCTCGCCCTGACGCTGATCCTGGCCCCGTCGCTCTGCGCCGGCGTCGGCGCGCGGCTCGGCTTTCTCGTCCCGCAGGGCGACATCAAGGATCTCGCCAAGACCGGCTGGCGCGCCGAAGTCACCGCCGATCTCAATATGTTCCGTCTGCCGTTTCTGAGCACGGTCGTCTCGGTCGGCGCGATGGATTTCGCCGAGAAGAAGTCCGATTACACCGCCGACACGCAAACCTATACGCAGGAATCGCACATCGCCCTCACCGGCGGGGGCGTCGGCCTCCGTCTCCAACCACCGGCGGCCGCGATCAGCCCCTTCGCGGAAGCGATGCTGCGGCTGGCCTCGATCGAACAGGAGTATAAAGACGGCGCCGGCAATTCCCGCCTCGACTCGCGCACCAAGTTCGGTTATCAATTCAATGCCGGCCTGCAATTTCCCCTTGCTCCGCGCGTGGGACTCGAGGTTGGCGGCAGCTATATGAGCTTCTTCAACAACAAGTATCTCCACCACGGGGTCGAACGCGAAATCGATCTCAAAGCGTTCGGCGCCTTCGTCGGTCTGGATGTCGGAATCGGATTATGA
- a CDS encoding protoheme IX farnesyltransferase, translating into MINSPSAENRLHQPTMSLATSVSPLARLGAYLQLTKPTIMLLVVITGATALVLEGSFLTQPFQFALVLLGLYLTGGCANALNQYFERDVDARMKRTMKRRPLPQGVLPPTAALVFSVGIGIAGVAIFWIFFNALTALLSLATILFYSLFYTLYLKPNTYQNIVIGGAAGAMAPVGAWTAATGSMALMPWAIFLIVFFWTPPHFWALALFCKDDYREVGYPMLPVLKGERATHNQILTYSVVLLLASLLPLVAGAGWFYGVAAVALGARFVQKVLQARRSGETRDVRGLFGYSIIYLFAICAALMLDKIVA; encoded by the coding sequence TTGATCAATTCGCCGTCCGCCGAGAATCGACTTCATCAACCCACGATGTCGCTTGCGACCTCCGTCTCGCCGCTGGCGCGGCTCGGGGCGTACCTCCAACTGACGAAGCCGACGATCATGCTGCTGGTGGTAATCACCGGGGCGACGGCGCTGGTGCTGGAAGGCAGCTTCCTGACCCAGCCGTTCCAGTTCGCTCTGGTGCTGTTGGGGCTGTACCTGACGGGCGGTTGTGCCAACGCCCTCAATCAGTATTTCGAGCGCGACGTTGATGCGCGCATGAAACGGACGATGAAGCGCCGGCCGCTGCCGCAGGGGGTCTTGCCGCCGACGGCGGCGCTGGTCTTCTCGGTCGGGATCGGCATCGCCGGCGTGGCGATCTTCTGGATCTTCTTCAACGCGCTGACGGCGCTGTTGTCGCTAGCGACGATCCTCTTCTATAGTCTTTTTTACACATTATATCTGAAGCCGAACACCTACCAGAACATCGTGATCGGGGGCGCGGCCGGGGCGATGGCGCCGGTGGGAGCATGGACGGCGGCGACCGGATCGATGGCGCTGATGCCGTGGGCAATTTTCCTGATCGTGTTTTTCTGGACCCCGCCGCATTTCTGGGCGCTGGCGTTGTTCTGCAAGGACGACTACCGCGAGGTCGGCTACCCGATGTTGCCGGTGTTGAAGGGGGAGCGCGCGACCCACAATCAAATTCTGACCTACAGCGTGGTTTTGCTGCTGGCGAGCCTGTTGCCGCTGGTCGCCGGCGCCGGGTGGTTTTACGGCGTAGCAGCGGTAGCGCTGGGCGCGCGATTTGTGCAGAAAGTGCTGCAGGCGCGGCGCAGCGGAGAGACCCGCGACGTGCGCGGGCTGTTCGGGTATTCGATCATTTACCTGTTCGCGATTTGCGCGGCACTGATGCTCGATAAAATAGTTGCGTAG
- a CDS encoding cytochrome c3 family protein — translation MSQIFPKWTNHLPAVLLAVAVLGGGFVVFFMWYYGSPKYTDVGYRPTQPVPFSHKLHAGDLGMDCRYCHNNIERSAVANVPPTQTCMNCHTLVLPQSPKLLPVRESWATGNPVPWVNVHMLPQYAYFNHAVHLHAGVGCISCHGNIAQMEVVTQAEPLSMSWCLDCHRNPDPYLRPVDQITNMNYQAPADQAELAARIKAEKKLAPPEDCSGCHR, via the coding sequence TTGTCGCAGATCTTCCCGAAATGGACTAATCATTTGCCGGCGGTGCTGTTGGCGGTAGCCGTGCTCGGGGGCGGCTTCGTCGTGTTCTTCATGTGGTATTACGGTTCGCCGAAATACACCGACGTCGGCTATCGACCGACGCAGCCGGTTCCGTTTTCGCACAAGCTGCACGCCGGTGATTTGGGAATGGATTGCCGCTACTGCCACAATAATATAGAGCGCTCGGCGGTGGCGAACGTGCCGCCGACGCAGACCTGCATGAACTGCCATACGCTGGTATTGCCGCAGAGCCCGAAACTGCTGCCGGTACGAGAGAGCTGGGCGACCGGCAACCCGGTGCCGTGGGTGAACGTGCATATGCTGCCGCAGTATGCTTATTTCAATCACGCAGTGCATCTGCACGCCGGAGTGGGTTGCATCAGTTGTCACGGCAATATCGCGCAGATGGAAGTCGTGACGCAGGCCGAGCCGCTGAGCATGTCCTGGTGCCTGGATTGCCATCGCAATCCCGATCCATATTTGCGGCCGGTTGATCAGATCACGAACATGAATTATCAGGCGCCGGCGGATCAGGCGGAACTGGCCGCGCGCATCAAGGCCGAGAAGAAACTGGCTCCGCCGGAGGACTGCTCGGGTTGTCATCGATGA